GGATCACACTGGGCCACACAACTCTAATAATTCTGCCAAAAAacttaataatttatattttgGGCATCTgtgtaatgtctccctctgctggcatCAGTGGGAGCCCATGCACAAGGACTGGGCTCCAGGCACCCAGGTGAAATGAATCACTGGACTAATTAGGACTCCACTAAAGCACCTTTGTTTGGTGTGCTGGTCTGGAGTCTCCATGACGCTACCATTGACACTACTGGTGCATGAAGCAACAACCTGTCCTGTTGTGCTATTTGGTTTActagtttgttttttgtcttgaCACACTGCTTGTTACACTGGATATTACAACCACTTTGCATTCTGTCAATTATAATCTGTCAGGTACAAGCCTTTAGAATAACCCCCCCTCCATCGATAATCGACCTATTGACAgggccaaactgtgaggttctagacgactgggtcagaacatctccaaaacatcaagcaggtcttgtggggtgttgccaatatgcagtggtcagtacctaccaaaagtgctccaaggaagaacaaccaATAAACTTGCGACCGGGTCATggacacccaaggctcactgatgctcatggaggccccaccaacctcacaacttacaagactCAATGGATCTGTTCCTTAcatattggtgccagataccacagaacaaaAGTCAGAGTTGTTTTGGCAGCAAGGGGGGCagcaaatatttattatatttatatatatcctCAAAGCTCCTACCTTTTGTAACTTGCAGATGCACTCTAGTGTAGATGGAGGAACCACACCAGTACATCCCTGAATCCTCCTCTCTCAGATCAGTGATGGTCACCCTGAAGGCTCCAGCAGATGCATCTTCACTCAGAGAGAATCTGCCACTTCTGTTTGTCTCAGATGAAACTTTGACTCCTTCATGGCCACAGCTGGAGAGCTCCTGTCCcatgcagaagaactttccttTATTCTTCTCAGAGTCTGTCCTAGAGCTGCAGTTGATGGATACATTGAGTGCTTCACGTCCAAGCACATGAAGCTCTGGAAAGCACAATGGAAACCATAGAAGATCTTAGCACAAAGAGCCCACTTAGAATTGAACACATGAAAGAAGCCTCCATTTACCACCTTCTTTCATGACGATATTCAGCTCCATGGAGAGATAGTTCATCAAGACTCCTCCTGTCCTCACTCCACACCAATATTTCCCAGCATCCTCTGAGGTCAGTCCACTGAGGGTCACAGTGAAGACACCAGCAGTTGTGTTGTCACTCAGAGAGAATCTCTTCACCTTCTTCTGAAGCTGAGTTTGAGAATGAAGGCCTGTTTGTTCTGTTAAACATTTGTCCTCTTTCTCCTTACAGAAATACTTTGAATGTTGTTGATAGTTTGAGGCATAAGGGCATCTGACCTCCACTACATCACCTTCAGTACCAATCACTGTGTTGGCTGCAAtcaggaaaaaacaaacaaacaaacaaacaaaacataataacaaa
The genomic region above belongs to Salminus brasiliensis unplaced genomic scaffold, fSalBra1.hap2 scaffold_149, whole genome shotgun sequence and contains:
- the LOC140548869 gene encoding polymeric immunoglobulin receptor-like, encoding NTVIGTEGDVVEVRCPYASNYQQHSKYFCKEKEDKCLTEQTGLHSQTQLQKKVKRFSLSDNTTAGVFTVTLSGLTSEDAGKYWCGVRTGGVLMNYLSMELNIVMKEELHVLGREALNVSINCSSRTDSEKNKGKFFCMGQELSSCGHEGVKVSSETNRSGRFSLSEDASAGAFRVTITDLREEDSGMYWCGSSIYTRVHLQVTKASSFSITITMIFSVSLLLFGGLVLIFCKLRSTKTQGSPTTNRTETTNDDGGFNDYEEINHTTHHPHRNVSSPTNSSEQNTAMTIYSTVQLLKDEGLTYATVSFQKNPDFSQTASDSTVTVMKDESATEYATIKHHPRRK